One window from the genome of Deinococcus sp. NW-56 encodes:
- a CDS encoding alpha-ketoacid dehydrogenase subunit beta, with protein sequence MTATQNQAQAGTGAWETRTLTLIQAVTEAMREELARDERVVVFGEDVGARGGVFLATAGLQAEFGKKRVFDTPLSEASIVGAAVGMAVRGMRPIAEIQFADYMGPGFDQIISQAAKIRYRSGGQFTAPMVIRTPSGGGVKGGHHHSQSPESYFTHTPGLKVVMPSTPYDAKGLLKAAVRGDDPVIYFEPKRLYRAAKGAVPTGDYTVEIGKGAVRREGRDLTLIGYGGVMPDAERAAAALAAEGMEAEVIDLRSLVPWDRELVLESVSKTGRAVLVSEAPRTSNFMGEVAYVIQEELFDQLLSPVVQVAGFDIPYPYVQDKIYLPGPNRIAAACVQALNY encoded by the coding sequence ATGACCGCCACCCAGAACCAGGCACAGGCCGGAACGGGAGCGTGGGAGACCCGCACCCTGACCCTGATTCAGGCCGTCACCGAGGCCATGCGCGAGGAACTCGCCCGCGACGAGCGGGTCGTGGTCTTCGGGGAGGACGTTGGTGCCCGTGGCGGCGTCTTCCTGGCGACGGCGGGCCTTCAGGCCGAGTTCGGCAAGAAGCGCGTCTTCGATACCCCGCTCTCGGAAGCCAGCATCGTGGGGGCGGCGGTCGGGATGGCCGTGCGGGGAATGCGGCCCATCGCCGAGATCCAGTTCGCCGACTACATGGGGCCGGGCTTCGACCAGATCATCAGCCAGGCGGCCAAGATCCGCTACCGCTCCGGCGGGCAGTTCACCGCGCCGATGGTGATCCGCACCCCCTCGGGCGGCGGCGTGAAGGGCGGGCACCACCACTCCCAGAGCCCGGAAAGCTACTTCACCCACACGCCGGGCCTCAAGGTCGTGATGCCCAGCACCCCCTACGACGCCAAGGGGCTGCTCAAGGCCGCCGTGCGCGGGGATGACCCGGTGATCTACTTCGAACCCAAACGGCTCTACCGCGCCGCCAAGGGCGCGGTGCCCACCGGCGATTACACCGTCGAAATCGGCAAGGGTGCGGTTCGCCGTGAGGGCCGTGACCTCACCCTCATCGGCTACGGCGGCGTGATGCCCGACGCCGAGCGGGCCGCCGCCGCGCTGGCGGCCGAAGGCATGGAGGCCGAAGTCATTGACCTGCGCTCGCTGGTGCCCTGGGACCGCGAGCTGGTGCTGGAGAGCGTGTCCAAGACCGGGCGGGCGGTCCTCGTCAGCGAGGCGCCGCGCACCTCCAACTTCATGGGGGAGGTGGCGTACGTCATTCAGGAGGAACTGTTCGACCAGCTTCTCTCGCCGGTAGTGCAGGTGGCGGGCTTCGACATCCCGTACCCCTACGTGCAGGACAAGATCTACCTGCCCGGCCCGAACCGCATCGCCGCCGCCTGCGTGCAGGCCCTGAACTACTGA
- a CDS encoding dihydrolipoamide acetyltransferase family protein, translating into MKQVLLPELAESVVEGEILKWLVNEGDTVALEQPLCEVMTDKVTVELPSPYAGVLQQRLAQEGDVVAVHAPIAIIAEAGAAAGAAGGGGETVQNAGQSTAPSVTQGIQDTGENPTTVDAQLPTQAAEEREQVGGSIVEAGHAQKDDGDDSSLFKAFASDETVSLRGLENRAGSGAPGTYTGGTGSILNRQQTPSGRTDGRVLAVPAARKRARELGIDLAQVAGSGPNGRVRVDDVVTHAGQAGQAAPSPVTAPTPQPQAQPAPTPAPQPAPAAAKGAGGLPVPPVQYRTPKGYEHLEDRVPLRGMRRAISNQMQASHLYTVRTLTVDEVNLTKLVQFRERVKGDAQAAGVKLSYLPFIFKAVAAALKKYPSLNSSFDEATGEIVMKRYYNVGMAVATDAGLTVPVLRDVNHKSIFELAGQVTDLAGRAGAGKLTPDELAGSTFSVTNIGSIGALFSFPIINVPDAAILGVHSIVKRPIVNERDEIEVAHMMYLSLSFDHRLVDGAEAARFCKEVIRLLENPDRLMLEAM; encoded by the coding sequence GTGAAACAAGTCCTGCTGCCCGAACTCGCCGAGAGCGTGGTCGAGGGCGAAATCCTGAAGTGGCTGGTGAATGAGGGCGATACGGTGGCCCTGGAACAGCCCCTGTGCGAAGTCATGACCGACAAGGTCACCGTCGAACTGCCCAGCCCCTACGCGGGCGTGCTCCAGCAGCGCCTCGCGCAGGAGGGCGACGTGGTGGCCGTGCATGCCCCCATCGCCATCATCGCGGAAGCGGGCGCGGCGGCCGGAGCCGCGGGCGGGGGAGGGGAGACGGTGCAGAACGCCGGCCAGTCCACCGCCCCCAGCGTCACCCAGGGGATTCAGGACACCGGGGAGAACCCCACGACCGTGGACGCCCAGCTTCCCACCCAGGCTGCCGAGGAACGCGAGCAGGTGGGCGGAAGCATCGTGGAGGCCGGACATGCCCAGAAGGACGACGGGGACGACTCCAGCCTGTTCAAAGCCTTCGCCTCCGACGAGACGGTCAGCCTGCGGGGGCTGGAGAACCGCGCGGGGAGCGGGGCGCCGGGCACCTACACCGGGGGCACCGGAAGCATCCTGAACCGCCAGCAGACCCCCTCCGGGCGCACCGACGGGCGGGTCCTCGCGGTCCCGGCGGCGCGGAAGCGGGCGCGGGAACTCGGCATCGATCTCGCGCAGGTCGCGGGCAGCGGCCCCAACGGCCGGGTGCGGGTGGATGACGTGGTGACCCACGCCGGACAGGCTGGGCAGGCCGCCCCGTCCCCCGTGACGGCGCCGACGCCCCAGCCCCAGGCACAGCCCGCTCCCACTCCGGCTCCCCAACCCGCTCCGGCAGCGGCGAAAGGCGCGGGCGGCCTGCCCGTTCCCCCCGTTCAGTACCGCACGCCCAAGGGCTACGAGCACCTCGAAGACCGGGTGCCGCTGCGGGGCATGCGCCGCGCCATCTCCAACCAGATGCAGGCCAGCCACCTCTACACCGTCCGCACCCTGACCGTGGACGAGGTCAACCTCACCAAACTGGTGCAGTTCCGCGAGCGTGTGAAGGGCGACGCGCAGGCGGCGGGCGTCAAGCTCTCCTACCTGCCCTTCATCTTCAAGGCGGTCGCCGCCGCGCTGAAGAAGTACCCCAGCCTCAACTCGTCGTTCGACGAGGCGACGGGCGAGATCGTGATGAAGCGGTACTACAACGTCGGCATGGCGGTCGCCACCGACGCGGGCCTCACCGTGCCTGTGCTGCGGGACGTGAACCACAAGAGCATCTTCGAACTCGCCGGGCAGGTCACCGACCTCGCGGGCCGCGCGGGGGCGGGCAAGCTCACCCCCGACGAGCTGGCGGGCAGCACCTTCTCAGTGACGAACATCGGCTCCATCGGGGCGCTGTTCTCCTTCCCGATCATCAACGTGCCCGACGCAGCCATTCTGGGCGTCCACTCCATCGTGAAGCGGCCCATCGTCAACGAGCGTGACGAGATCGAAGTCGCGCACATGATGTACCTCTCGCTCTCCTTCGACCACCGCCTGGTGGACGGGGCGGAGGCCGCCCGCTTCTGCAAGGAAGTGATCCGGCTGCTGGAAAACCCCGACCGCCTGATGCTGGAAGCGATGTAA
- a CDS encoding response regulator transcription factor, translating to MLAQILVVEDDPHLGPLLKEYLSADYLVHHAATLKDAQTWLGTHSAQLILLDLNLPDGDGLDLVQALRQYSSTPVLVLSARSGVQERVAGLNAGADDYLTKPFAMPELDARITALLRRTAAGTGVNLGNTSLSTSSLLLTVNDKNVNLTEHEARILELMMRTPERVFSRADIESHLYGWETPNSNSVEVRISQLRKKLEQAASDLRIRTIRNVGYVLQAS from the coding sequence ATGCTCGCCCAGATTCTGGTCGTGGAGGACGATCCCCACCTCGGCCCGCTGCTCAAGGAATACCTCTCGGCCGATTACCTCGTGCACCACGCCGCCACCCTAAAAGACGCCCAGACGTGGCTGGGGACCCACTCGGCGCAACTGATCCTGCTGGACCTGAATCTGCCCGATGGGGACGGCCTCGACCTCGTGCAGGCGCTGCGGCAGTATTCCAGTACCCCGGTGCTGGTCCTCTCGGCCCGCTCGGGGGTGCAGGAGCGGGTGGCGGGGCTGAACGCCGGGGCCGACGACTACCTCACCAAGCCCTTCGCCATGCCCGAACTCGACGCCCGCATCACCGCGCTGCTGCGCCGCACCGCCGCCGGGACGGGCGTGAACCTGGGCAACACCAGCCTCAGCACCAGCAGCCTGCTGCTGACCGTGAACGACAAGAATGTCAACCTCACCGAGCACGAGGCCCGGATCCTCGAACTGATGATGCGGACCCCCGAGCGGGTCTTTTCGCGGGCGGACATCGAGTCGCACCTCTACGGCTGGGAGACGCCCAACAGCAACTCGGTGGAGGTCCGCATCAGCCAGCTTCGCAAGAAACTGGAGCAGGCGGCCAGCGACCTGCGGATTCGCACCATCCGCAACGTCGGCTACGTGCTTCAGGCGAGCTGA
- a CDS encoding HAMP domain-containing sensor histidine kinase, whose protein sequence is MTRPAPLESARVAWRHSLRFRLALVYTLLATVVIGLVGVGILTLLLRGMDGQFQARLDDRAEAVAERFRDPEGTGSLGQKPPPISGYTAIVDEEGRVVAASAFLQLKLGEPFPYADQRRFPILGTPMRAATRPAGDFGTVWVALPEDDLVNARESATRALLLALLLTPGLMLVVGWWVGRRALADLSEAADLADRIDPARSVATLPLPEREDEVHRLLAALNRLLVRIEAVQAREKQLLGQIVHELGAPLTVLRASLTRATERTDDPEVARAALVADELTFTTQDLMQLARGQLEMKVAWHFIPAATLRGRLDRLVPGTTFAGDWGGMLLCDPDRLTQALRNLLANARRAAGPEGEVTLTLSETPGHVTFTVQDSGPGLPPELGERIFEPFVSGSGSSGLGLSVSRQIAALHGGTLTAGNAPGGGAEFVLTLPGPELGDEEDEAEIADHPEDTPIGAGAPAS, encoded by the coding sequence GTGACCCGCCCGGCCCCCCTCGAGTCGGCCCGCGTGGCGTGGCGGCACAGCCTGCGCTTCCGGCTGGCGCTGGTGTACACGCTGCTGGCGACGGTGGTGATCGGCCTGGTGGGGGTGGGCATCCTGACGCTGCTGCTGCGCGGGATGGACGGGCAGTTTCAGGCGCGGCTGGACGACCGGGCCGAGGCGGTGGCCGAACGCTTCCGCGATCCTGAGGGCACCGGCAGTCTGGGCCAGAAGCCGCCGCCCATCAGCGGCTACACGGCCATCGTTGACGAGGAGGGCCGGGTGGTTGCGGCGTCGGCCTTCTTGCAACTGAAGCTGGGCGAGCCCTTTCCCTACGCCGATCAGAGGCGCTTCCCGATCCTGGGCACGCCGATGCGGGCCGCCACCCGCCCGGCGGGGGACTTCGGCACCGTCTGGGTGGCGCTGCCCGAGGACGACCTCGTGAACGCCCGCGAGAGCGCCACCCGTGCCCTGCTGCTCGCGCTGCTGCTGACCCCCGGCCTGATGCTGGTCGTGGGCTGGTGGGTGGGGCGGCGGGCGCTGGCGGACCTCAGCGAGGCCGCCGACCTCGCCGACCGCATCGACCCTGCCCGCAGCGTGGCGACCCTGCCGCTGCCGGAACGGGAAGACGAGGTCCACCGTCTGCTCGCGGCCCTCAACCGCCTGCTGGTCCGCATCGAGGCGGTGCAGGCCCGCGAGAAGCAACTGCTGGGGCAGATCGTGCATGAACTGGGCGCCCCGCTCACGGTGCTGCGGGCCAGCCTCACGCGGGCCACCGAGCGCACGGATGATCCCGAGGTGGCCCGCGCCGCGCTGGTGGCCGACGAGCTGACCTTCACGACCCAGGACCTGATGCAGCTCGCGCGGGGGCAACTGGAGATGAAGGTCGCGTGGCACTTCATCCCGGCGGCGACCCTGCGTGGGCGGCTCGACCGACTGGTGCCGGGGACGACCTTCGCGGGCGACTGGGGCGGGATGCTGCTGTGCGACCCCGACCGCCTGACCCAGGCGCTGCGCAACCTGCTCGCCAATGCCCGCCGCGCCGCCGGACCGGAGGGCGAGGTCACGCTCACCCTGAGCGAGACGCCGGGGCATGTCACCTTCACCGTGCAGGACAGCGGCCCCGGCCTGCCGCCCGAGCTGGGTGAGCGCATCTTCGAGCCGTTCGTGAGCGGCAGCGGCTCCAGCGGCCTGGGCCTGAGCGTCTCGCGGCAGATCGCGGCGCTGCACGGCGGGACCCTCACAGCGGGCAACGCGCCGGGAGGCGGGGCCGAGTTCGTCCTGACCCTCCCCGGACCGGAGTTGGGCGACGAGGAGGACGAGGCGGAGATCGCCGACCACCCCGAGGACACCCCCATCGGGGCAGGTGCCCCCGCGTCCTGA
- the dprA gene encoding DNA-processing protein DprA, translating into MTVAADSAAAQTELLALLTLRFTPALGPRRTESLRRHFGSAGAALAAPLTALRGVPGLEAKTVAAIGTPGPREQAEAELRKAQAEGVTLLGRGLPGYPEALEALGDPPAVLWVRGELPDLPAVPRAVGIVGTRGASPHARSLTRDLAADLARGGVAVVSGLARGIDTEAHRATVDAGGLSLGVLGSAVNYIYPSENVPLSRRLTLVSEYPLGTGPAQHHFPARNRLIAALSAGVVVVEGELRSGSLITATHALECGRTVFAVPGRAGDPRAAGPHRLLREGAVLTETAGDVLTELGWENGPAAPTPDLPPEQARVYAALSTPATLDDLRGATGLGLAELQTALVMLQLMGLAEELGGRWTRR; encoded by the coding sequence GTGACCGTCGCCGCTGACTCCGCCGCTGCCCAGACCGAACTGCTCGCGCTGCTCACCCTGCGCTTCACGCCCGCGCTGGGGCCGCGCCGCACCGAGAGCCTGCGGCGGCACTTCGGCTCGGCGGGGGCAGCGCTCGCAGCGCCCCTGACCGCGCTGCGGGGGGTGCCGGGGCTGGAGGCCAAGACGGTCGCCGCCATCGGCACGCCGGGGCCACGCGAGCAGGCCGAGGCGGAGCTGCGCAAAGCCCAGGCCGAGGGTGTCACCCTGCTGGGGCGCGGGCTGCCCGGCTACCCGGAGGCCCTCGAAGCTCTGGGTGACCCCCCGGCGGTGCTGTGGGTGCGGGGCGAGCTGCCCGACCTCCCGGCGGTGCCCCGCGCGGTGGGAATCGTGGGGACGCGGGGCGCGAGTCCGCACGCCCGTTCCCTGACCCGCGACCTCGCCGCCGACCTCGCGCGGGGGGGGGTGGCGGTGGTCAGCGGTCTGGCGCGCGGCATCGACACCGAGGCGCACCGGGCGACGGTGGACGCCGGGGGCCTGAGCCTCGGCGTGCTGGGAAGCGCGGTGAACTACATCTATCCCAGCGAGAACGTGCCGCTGTCCCGGCGACTCACCCTGGTAAGCGAGTACCCGCTGGGCACTGGCCCCGCCCAGCACCATTTCCCGGCCCGCAACCGCCTGATCGCGGCGCTCTCGGCGGGCGTGGTCGTCGTGGAGGGCGAACTGAGGAGCGGCTCCCTCATCACCGCTACGCACGCGCTGGAATGTGGGCGTACCGTCTTCGCGGTGCCGGGCCGCGCCGGGGACCCCCGCGCCGCTGGCCCACACCGCTTGCTGCGCGAGGGGGCGGTGCTCACCGAGACGGCAGGCGACGTGCTGACCGAACTGGGCTGGGAGAACGGCCCCGCCGCCCCCACCCCCGACCTCCCGCCCGAGCAGGCCCGCGTGTACGCGGCGCTGAGCACGCCCGCCACCCTGGACGATCTGCGGGGAGCGACGGGGCTGGGCCTCGCAGAGCTGCAGACGGCGCTGGTGATGCTGCAGCTGATGGGCCTCGCCGAGGAACTCGGCGGGCGCTGGACGCGTCGGTAG